Proteins encoded within one genomic window of Candidatus Methylomirabilota bacterium:
- a CDS encoding class I SAM-dependent methyltransferase: MSRPKPLPKKAARMLRLMDRAVTHWTIPVIGVEKGRVLRRLIARHAPTRGIEVGSLFGYSAILIAASMPRSGRLTCVEQNDYLAKFTEYNAAAAGLKGRVRVVVGDALRVLPMLRGPVDFLLIDARKEDYLDYLRAVEPRLVKGALVIADNTGMFRRDVKPYLDHVRESGRYESREHDFGFDCMEASVFRG, from the coding sequence ATGAGCCGTCCCAAGCCCCTTCCGAAGAAGGCCGCGCGCATGCTCCGGCTCATGGACCGCGCGGTGACGCACTGGACCATCCCGGTGATCGGCGTGGAGAAGGGCCGCGTGCTGCGTCGCCTCATCGCCCGGCATGCGCCGACCCGCGGGATCGAAGTGGGTTCGCTCTTCGGATACTCCGCCATTCTCATCGCCGCGAGCATGCCGCGGAGCGGGCGGCTCACCTGCGTCGAGCAGAACGACTACCTTGCCAAGTTCACCGAGTACAACGCCGCGGCGGCCGGCCTGAAGGGCCGCGTGCGCGTGGTCGTCGGCGATGCGCTCCGCGTGCTGCCGATGCTGCGCGGCCCGGTGGACTTCCTCCTCATCGACGCGAGGAAGGAAGACTATCTCGACTATCTCCGCGCGGTGGAGCCGCGGCTCGTCAAGGGCGCGCTCGTCATCGCCGACAACACCGGCATGTTCCGCCGTGACGTGAAGCCCTATCTCGACCACGTGCGCGAGAGCGGCCGGTACGAGAGCCGCGAGCACGACTTCGGCTTCGATTGCATGGAAGCCTCGGTGTTCCGCGGTTAG
- a CDS encoding ABC transporter permease, with protein sequence MRAFVLSRLAQTLLVVFLALTAVFFLARLGGDPVLLFLPMDIQAKDVNEFRQRLGFNDPLPVQYGRFMAGAVRGDFGESLRYKQDALHLVLERLPATFRLGGLALLLTFCLAIPVGVISAMRRGSVWDYVGMGATVLGQAIPGFWLGLMLIYLFSVRLGWLPTGGTGGLAHYVMPVLVLASFYAARIARLTRSSVLDVLGEDFILTARAKGLAELLVVAKHTLKNAAIPIVTLAGLETGQLLGGAVITETIFAWPGVGRLTVQALLNRDFPVVLAAVFVISLTYTLINFLVDVIYGWIDPRTSRPA encoded by the coding sequence GTGCGCGCATTCGTCCTCTCGCGGCTCGCCCAGACCCTCCTCGTCGTCTTCCTCGCCCTCACCGCCGTGTTCTTCCTCGCCCGCCTGGGCGGCGACCCCGTCCTGCTGTTTCTTCCCATGGACATCCAGGCGAAGGACGTCAACGAGTTCCGCCAGCGCCTCGGCTTCAACGATCCCCTGCCCGTGCAGTACGGGCGCTTCATGGCGGGCGCGGTGCGCGGCGACTTCGGCGAGTCGCTGCGCTACAAGCAGGACGCGCTCCACCTCGTGCTCGAGCGGCTGCCCGCCACGTTCCGCCTCGGCGGCCTCGCCCTGCTCCTGACTTTCTGCCTCGCCATTCCCGTCGGCGTGATCTCGGCGATGCGGCGCGGCTCCGTCTGGGACTACGTCGGGATGGGCGCGACCGTGCTGGGGCAAGCGATCCCCGGCTTCTGGCTGGGCCTCATGCTGATCTATCTCTTCTCGGTACGCCTGGGCTGGCTCCCCACCGGCGGCACCGGCGGGCTCGCCCACTACGTGATGCCGGTGCTGGTGCTCGCCAGCTTCTACGCCGCGCGCATCGCGCGCCTCACCCGCTCGTCCGTGCTCGACGTGCTCGGCGAGGACTTCATCCTCACCGCCCGCGCCAAGGGCCTCGCGGAGCTGCTGGTGGTGGCCAAGCACACGCTCAAGAACGCGGCTATCCCCATCGTCACGCTGGCCGGGCTCGAGACGGGCCAGCTCCTGGGTGGCGCCGTCATCACCGAGACCATCTTCGCCTGGCCGGGGGTGGGCCGCCTCACCGTGCAGGCCCTCCTCAACCGCGATTTCCCCGTCGTCCTCGCCGCGGTGTTCGTGATCTCGCTCACCTACACCCTGATCAACTTCCTCGTGGACGTGATCTACGGCTGGATCGACCCGCGCACGTCGAGGCCCGCGTGA
- a CDS encoding ABC transporter permease: MSARPLLETARRNGLGFLGLALAGIAIVVALAAPLLAPHDPLVGDFAQSLKPPGTAGHPWGTDQLGRDLFSRVLYGARIALFIGICVVLITAVMGGLLGLLAGYFGGWPGTVLMRLVDVQLSFPLIFLALTINAIVGLGLRNIIISLAAAGWVVYARVVRGEVLSVKQREYVQAAAALGLGRGRILFRHVLPNVLPSILVVASLQFSQFIVAEAAISFLGFGVQPPTPAWGSMLSESRDYLYVAWWLAAFPGAALALTALGINLVGDWLRDVLDPKFRA, translated from the coding sequence GTGAGCGCGCGCCCCCTGCTCGAGACTGCGCGGCGCAACGGCCTCGGCTTCCTCGGCCTCGCGCTGGCCGGCATCGCCATCGTGGTCGCGCTGGCCGCGCCGCTGCTCGCGCCCCACGATCCCCTCGTGGGCGACTTCGCCCAGAGCCTCAAGCCGCCCGGCACCGCGGGGCATCCGTGGGGCACCGATCAGCTCGGCCGCGACCTTTTCTCGCGGGTGCTCTACGGGGCGCGCATCGCGCTGTTCATCGGGATCTGCGTGGTGCTCATCACCGCAGTAATGGGCGGCCTCCTCGGCCTCCTCGCCGGCTATTTCGGCGGGTGGCCGGGGACGGTGCTCATGCGCCTGGTGGACGTGCAGCTCTCGTTCCCGCTCATCTTCCTCGCCCTGACCATCAACGCGATCGTGGGCCTCGGCCTCCGGAACATCATCATCAGCCTGGCCGCAGCCGGATGGGTCGTGTATGCTCGCGTGGTCCGTGGGGAGGTCCTGTCGGTGAAGCAGCGCGAGTACGTGCAGGCGGCGGCGGCGCTGGGCCTGGGCCGCGGCCGCATCCTGTTCCGGCACGTGCTTCCCAATGTGCTCCCGTCGATCCTGGTCGTTGCGAGTCTCCAGTTCTCGCAGTTCATCGTGGCGGAGGCGGCCATCTCGTTCCTCGGTTTCGGCGTGCAGCCCCCGACTCCGGCCTGGGGGAGCATGCTCTCGGAGAGCCGCGACTATCTCTACGTCGCGTGGTGGCTGGCCGCCTTCCCCGGCGCGGCCCTGGCCCTGACCGCGCTCGGAATCAACCTCGTCGGGGACTGGCTGCGCGACGTGCTCGACCCGAAATTCCGCGCCTGA
- a CDS encoding ABC transporter substrate-binding protein — MVIPRIRTLALATLAAVLVLPAAAPAQDRAKTKEVVVAFAAEPRSLLPNTIVDWTTNDQVEHMYDRLVDRDAKTYKPAPMLATGWKIVNDTTWEFTLKQGVKFHNGEPFNAQSVKATMDYIKDPANKTHYAPRWAQVKEVQIVNDYTVRFITDKPWPGLIDRMAATDFLPMPPKALKEQGVQALAAKPIGTGPFKFVQWVRDEKLVLERNPDYWQGPADLSRVTFRYIPEFSARLAALLAGEIDIMKDVPPLNVEQVDKSGKAKVRATVSSRINYLALVNLKPGPMQDLRVRKAVHHAVNVDELIAQVLRGRATKMCGSLSPLNVDYSPKIECIKYDPARAQALFKEAGVDPTKLQLTLDTPSGRYPLDKDVSLAIASQLGRLGIKVNVVVNEWGTHLDKIKNRTTGDMFFLGWGPALEAQGTIEQLFQAKPTYSSFGNNATIDAKIAQAVTIVDPKKRLEAWAELQQLVHDEVPWVFLWQQHDLYGVAPWIEWTPRADEKVWMYEAKVVAR; from the coding sequence ATGGTGATTCCCCGGATCCGCACCCTGGCCCTCGCGACCCTGGCCGCCGTCCTCGTGCTGCCCGCGGCGGCGCCCGCCCAGGACCGTGCCAAGACCAAGGAAGTGGTGGTGGCGTTCGCGGCCGAGCCGCGCTCGCTGCTCCCCAACACCATCGTGGACTGGACCACCAACGACCAGGTCGAGCACATGTACGACCGCCTGGTGGACCGGGACGCCAAGACCTACAAGCCCGCGCCCATGCTCGCCACCGGGTGGAAGATCGTCAATGACACCACCTGGGAGTTCACCCTCAAGCAGGGGGTGAAGTTCCACAACGGCGAGCCCTTCAACGCCCAGTCGGTGAAGGCGACGATGGACTACATCAAGGACCCCGCGAACAAGACGCACTACGCGCCGCGGTGGGCCCAGGTGAAGGAAGTCCAGATCGTCAACGACTACACGGTGCGCTTCATCACCGACAAGCCGTGGCCCGGGCTCATCGACCGCATGGCCGCCACCGACTTCCTGCCCATGCCGCCGAAGGCGCTCAAGGAGCAGGGCGTGCAGGCCCTCGCCGCCAAGCCCATCGGCACCGGGCCGTTCAAGTTCGTGCAGTGGGTGCGCGACGAGAAGCTGGTCCTCGAGCGCAATCCCGACTACTGGCAGGGGCCGGCCGATCTCAGCCGCGTGACCTTCCGCTACATCCCCGAGTTCAGCGCCCGGCTCGCCGCGCTCCTCGCCGGCGAGATCGACATCATGAAGGACGTGCCCCCCCTCAACGTGGAGCAGGTGGACAAGAGCGGCAAGGCCAAGGTGCGCGCCACCGTGTCCTCGCGGATCAATTACCTGGCCCTCGTGAACCTCAAGCCCGGTCCCATGCAGGATCTCCGGGTGCGCAAGGCCGTCCACCACGCCGTCAACGTGGACGAGCTGATCGCCCAGGTGCTGCGCGGGCGCGCCACGAAGATGTGCGGGTCGCTCTCGCCGCTCAACGTGGACTACTCGCCCAAGATCGAATGCATCAAGTACGACCCCGCGCGCGCTCAGGCCCTCTTCAAGGAGGCAGGCGTCGACCCGACCAAGCTACAGCTGACGCTGGATACCCCGTCGGGCCGCTATCCGCTCGACAAGGACGTCTCGCTCGCCATCGCCTCCCAGCTCGGCCGGCTCGGCATCAAGGTCAACGTGGTGGTGAACGAGTGGGGCACGCATCTGGACAAGATCAAGAACCGCACCACCGGCGACATGTTCTTCCTGGGCTGGGGTCCGGCGCTCGAGGCCCAGGGCACCATCGAGCAGCTCTTCCAGGCCAAGCCGACTTACTCGTCGTTTGGGAACAACGCCACCATCGACGCGAAGATCGCCCAGGCCGTCACCATCGTCGATCCGAAGAAGCGGCTGGAGGCCTGGGCCGAGCTCCAGCAGCTCGTGCACGACGAGGTGCCGTGGGTGTTCCTCTGGCAGCAGCACGATCTCTACGGCGTGGCGCCCTGGATCGAGTGGACGCCGCGGGCCGACGAGAAGGTGTGGATGTACGAGGCGAAGGTGGTCGCCCGCTAG
- a CDS encoding amidohydrolase family protein: MAGITVFTNAFLIDCTGKDPVDGAAVVVEGERIKDVIRSGKLGPLKGRVDTINCKGKTLMPGLTDAHVHMCAVDANIPEQHRNSPPSLIAAKAMRRIEQCLMQGFTTVRDAGGADYGFREAVSSGLYPGPRLLVSGRPLSQTGGHADKRRRAEWIAPVECCVGMAGIIADGADEVRKAAREQIRHDVDQIKIMASGGAMSPGDELDTTQYTVDEMKAAVEEANAVGKYVLAHAYSGAAIRNAVTAGVRCIEHGNLLDAAGAQAIKKAGAFLVPTMVTYEAIYREGKNYGIGDHQIQKINIARERSVEGLTHAYRAGCKIGSGSDLLGDMQSQRTVEFELKAQVMRPLEVLLSATQVNAQIFKMEPDIGSVEPGKYADLLVLKGNPLKDLRLFQNQDNLLMIMKGGVAYKRTV, translated from the coding sequence ATGGCTGGAATCACCGTCTTCACCAATGCCTTCCTGATCGACTGCACCGGAAAGGATCCCGTGGACGGGGCCGCCGTCGTCGTGGAAGGCGAGCGGATCAAGGACGTCATCCGGTCCGGCAAGCTCGGTCCGCTCAAGGGCCGCGTGGACACCATCAACTGTAAGGGCAAGACCCTGATGCCCGGGCTCACCGACGCCCACGTGCACATGTGCGCGGTGGACGCCAACATCCCCGAGCAGCACCGCAATAGCCCGCCGAGCCTGATCGCCGCCAAGGCGATGCGCCGCATCGAGCAGTGCCTGATGCAGGGCTTCACCACCGTGCGCGACGCGGGCGGCGCCGACTACGGCTTCCGCGAGGCGGTATCCTCGGGGCTCTATCCCGGCCCACGGCTCCTCGTGTCCGGCCGGCCGCTCTCCCAGACGGGCGGCCACGCGGACAAGCGCCGCCGTGCCGAGTGGATTGCGCCGGTCGAGTGCTGCGTCGGCATGGCGGGGATCATCGCCGATGGAGCTGACGAGGTGCGCAAGGCCGCGCGGGAGCAGATCCGCCACGACGTGGACCAGATCAAGATCATGGCCTCGGGCGGCGCCATGTCGCCCGGTGACGAGCTCGACACCACGCAGTACACGGTGGACGAGATGAAGGCGGCGGTCGAGGAAGCGAACGCGGTCGGCAAGTACGTGCTCGCCCACGCCTACTCGGGCGCCGCCATCCGCAACGCGGTGACCGCGGGCGTGCGCTGCATCGAGCACGGCAATCTCCTGGACGCGGCGGGGGCGCAGGCGATCAAGAAGGCGGGCGCGTTCCTCGTGCCCACCATGGTCACCTACGAGGCGATCTATCGCGAGGGCAAGAACTACGGGATCGGCGATCACCAGATCCAGAAGATCAACATCGCCCGTGAGCGGAGCGTGGAGGGCCTGACCCACGCCTATCGAGCCGGCTGCAAGATCGGCTCGGGCTCGGACCTCCTGGGCGACATGCAGTCCCAGCGGACGGTGGAGTTCGAGCTGAAGGCGCAGGTCATGAGGCCGCTGGAGGTGCTCCTTTCCGCGACGCAGGTGAACGCGCAGATCTTCAAGATGGAGCCGGACATCGGCTCGGTCGAGCCCGGGAAGTACGCCGATCTCCTCGTCCTCAAGGGCAACCCACTCAAGGATCTGCGCCTCTTCCAGAATCAGGACAATCTGCTCATGATCATGAAGGGGGGCGTCGCCTACAAGCGGACGGTATGA